The sequence CATTAGAGAAGATCTAGATCATCAGACAGAACCGGATCAGACCAGTTTAGACCAGTTCAGCTGCAGGCATCAGGACACaaagagcttttattttgaaacatgacttcctgtttattgGTTCAGTCTTTTGCTGACACAAACTGGTCTACAGGTCAGGTTCTGGTTCTGTCTTTGGGactgttttaaataaaggtaGTCTCTGCTGGTCTCAATAGTCCTGATCCCAGAGGGGGTCAGCTTTAGTCCAGATCCTTGAATACTGCTGCAGGATAAAACCAGCCGAGTCCACATGGAGTCCTAGATGGACTCGATCTGGCGGCGGACTTTCTCCGAGGCCAGGCGGTCGAGCGAGCGCTGACGAACGACGACCAGGATGGCAAACAACGCCGTCAGAGCCAACATGGCTGCCTCGAACTTCCAGAAGAGATGTTCCTCCATCACCACAGAGCGACAGCTACggaagaaaaacaagactcAGTAAAGTATGGACGTTAGAAAtgatcattcattcattcattcatctacACATCAGGACAGCCTGAGAcacaatcattcattcattcatctacACTCATCAGGACAGCCTGAGAcacaatcattcattcattcatctacACTCATCAGGACAGCCTGAGAcacaatcattcattcattcatctacACTCATCAGGACAGCCTGAGAcacaatcattcattcattcatctacACTCATCAGGACAGCCTGAGAcacaatcattcattcattcatctacACATCAGGACAGCCTGAGAcacaatcattcattcatctaCACTCATCAGGACAGCCTGAGAcacaatcattcattcattcattcatctacACTCATCAGGACAGCCTGAGAcacaatcattcattcattcatctacACATCAGGACAGCCTGAGAcacaatcattcattcattcatctacACTCATCAGGACAGCCTGAGAcacaatcattcattcattcattcatctacACTCATCAGGACAGCCTGAGAcacaatcattcattcattcatctacACTCATCAGGACAGCCTGAGAcacaatcattcattcattcatctacACATCAGGACAGCCTGAGAcacaatcattcattcattcatctacACATCAGGACAGCCTGAGAcacaatcattcattcattcatctacACATCAGGACAGCCTGAGAcacaatcattcattcattcatctacACTCATCAGGACAGCCTGAGAcacaatcattcattcattcattcatctacACATCAGGACAGCCTGAGAcacaatcattcattcattcatctacACATCAGGACAGCCTGAGAcacaatcattcattcattcatctacACTCATCAGGACAGCCTGAGAcacaatcattcattcattcatctacACTCATCAGGACAGCCTGAGAcacaatcattcattcattcatctgccCTCATCAGGACAGCCTGAGAcacaatcattcattcattcattcatctacACTCATCAGGACAGCCTGAGAcacaatcattcattcattcatctgccCTCATCAGGACAGCCTGAGAcacaatcattcattcattcattcatctacACTCATCAGGACAGCCTGAGAcacaatcattcattcattcattcatctacACTCATCAGGACAGCCTGAGAcacaatcattcattcattcatctgccCTCATCAGGACAGCCTGAGAcacaatcattcattcattcattcatctacACTCATCAGGACAGCCTGAGAcacaatcattcattcattcatctgccCTCATCAGGACAGCCTGAGAcacaatcattcattcattcatctacACTCATCAGGACAGCCTGAGAcacaatcattcattcattcattcatctacACTCATCAGGACAGCCTGAGAcacaatcattcattcattcatctacACTCATCAGGACAGCCTGAGAcacaatcattcattcattcatctacACTCATCAGGACAGCCTGAGAcacaatcattcattcattcatctacACTCATCAGGACAGCCTGAGAcacaatcattcattcattcatctacACTCATCAGGACAGCCTGAGAcacaatcattcattcattcatctgcACTCATCAGGACAGCCTGAGAcacaatcattcattcattcattcatctacACTCATCAGGACAGCCTGAGAcacaatcattcattcattcattcatctacACTCATCAGGACAGCCTGAGAcacaatcattcattcattcattcatctgcACTCATCAGGACAGCCTGAGAcacaatcattcattcattcattcatctgcACTCATCAGGACAGCCTGAGACACaatcatccattcattcattcatctacACTCATCAGGACAGCCTGAGAcacaatcattcattcattcatcaacACTCATCAGGACAGCCTGAGAcacaatcattcattcattcattcatcaacACTCATCAGGACAGCCTGAGAcacaatcattcattcattcattcatctacACTCTAAAACATAAATCTCACTCCTACATCAGGATTCAgagtaaatgtagctcaggatCCTCTGTagatgtagctcaggttcctctgtagaTGTAGCTCAGGATCCTCTGTAGATGTAGCTCAGGTtactctgtaaatgtagctcaggttcctctgtagatgtagctcaggttcctctgtagatgtagctcaggttcctctaaAAATGTAGCTCTGGTTCCTCTGTagatgtagctcaggttcctctgtagaTGTAGCTCAAGTTCCTCttaaaatgtagctcaggttcctctgtaaatgtagcccAGCTTCCTCTGtcaatgtagctcaggttcctctgtaaatgtagcccAGCTTCCTCTGtcaatgtagctcaggttcctctgtagaCGTAGTTTAGGTCTTTCTGTAGacgtagctcaggttcctctgtaaatgtagctcaggttcctctgtaaatgtagctcaggttcctctgtagatgtagctcaggttcctccatgtctctgatctttgctgagatgtttctacaccttgactggagtccacctgtgcttaattaacctgattggacatgattctaaagGCCACACccctctatagaaggcctcacagctgacaatggtgtcagagcagaaaccaagggtcaaaggtcagaggggCTGCAGAGgaacagatctggggaaggcttcagaaacatttctgctgctctgaaggtttccaagagaacagtggcctccagaattcccACATGAAGAAgtctggaccaaccaggactcttctagagctggtcaccatcgggggagaaggaccttagtgtgagaggagaccaagaacctgatggtccctctgactgagctccagagatgctggaggagatgggacaaagttctagaaccatcactgcagccctctgaTCTGGActtggaggagaggagagatgaagatctcctcagagagaaacaggaagtccacttGGCAGGTTGGTGAAGGGGGTCTGATTAATTTATGAATGTatacacacacccacccacacacacacacagccacacccacacacacacacacacagccacacccacacacacccacccacacacacacccacacacacacatctataTACGAAGTTCAAACTAAAAGATCCAACAGCAGCTGAAGACAAAGATAAAGTCCAGAGCCACCGTCCAATCACAGACTGACCTTTTATACTCGTCTCTGTTGCTGCGAGTACAGTTCACTCTCTCCACGTATCCTGTGGCTCCGCACGCCGACCACGACCTCTGGAACAGACAACCTCacgttaccatggcaaccagcCATTCAAGAACCAGGTCTTTAAATATCCTTAGATAAACTGTCCAGGTCTTCAAGGACCAGGTCTTAAGATATTCTTAGATAAACTGTCCAGGTCTTCAGGGACCAGGTCTTTAGATATTCTTAGATAAACTGTCCAGGTCTTCAGGGACCAGGTCTTTAGATATTCTTAGATAAACTGTCCAGGTCTTCAGGGACCAGGTCTTTAGATATTCTTAGATAAACTGTCCAGGTCTTCAGGGACCAGGTCTTTAGATATTCTTAGATAAACTGTCCAGGTCTTCAGGGACCAGGTCTTTAGATATTCTTAGATAAACTGTCCAGGTCTTCAGGGACCAGGTCTTTAGATATTCTTAGATAAACTGTCCAGGTCTTCAGGGACCAGGTCTTTAGATATTCTTAGATAAACTGTCCAGGTCTTCAGGGACCAGGTCTTTAGATATTCTTAGATAAACTGTCCAGGTCTTCAGGGACCAGGTCTTTAGATATTCTTAGATAAACTGTCCAGGTCTTCAGGGACCAGGTCTTTAGATATTCTTAGATAAACTGTCCAGGTCTTCAGGGACCAGGTCTTTAAATATCCTTAGATAAACTGTCCAGGTCTTCAGGGACCAGGTCTTTAAATATCCTTAGATAAACTGTCCAGGTCTTCAGGGACCAGGTCTTTAGATATTCTTAGATAAACTGTCCAGGTCTTCAGGGACCAGGTCTTTAGATATTCTTAGATAAACTGTCCAGGTCTTCAGGGACCAGGTCTTTAGATATTCTTAGATAAACTGTCCAGGTCTTCAAGGACCAGGTCTTTAGATATTCTTAGATAAACTGTCCAGGTCTTCAGGGACCAGGTCTTTAGATATTCTTAGATAAACTGTCCAGGTCTTCAGGGACCAGGTCTTTAGATATTCTTAGATAAACTGTCCAGGTCTTCAAGGACCAGGTCTTTAGATATTCTTAGATAAACTGTCCAGGTCTTCAGGGACCAGGTCTTTAGATATTCTTAGATAAACTGTCCAGGTCTTCAGGGACCAGGTCTTTAGATATTCTTAGATAAACTGTCCAGGTCTTCAGGGACCAGGTCTTTAGATATTCTTAGGTAAACTGTCCAGGTCTTCAAGGACCAGGTCTGGGAGAACGTACCGTCTGGAAGGCGTTACACTGAGAGCATTCTGCAGTCACCACAAAGTCCTCATGTATCCAGCAGGGTTCAATTTGAGCCTTTGGGGCTGCAGGAgaacaaggtcaaaggtcagagtcaAACACTGTACAGCTGAAACAGGAAACAGTTTACATTCCCAGGGGGCTTTGCTGCTGCTCAACAGTACCTGTGGTCTTCTCGTCACTCAGCAGCGCCGCTCCAAACACCCTGAAACACAGAACACACGTTATTCAGTCCTGGTCCTGGCTCTGGTCCTGGTCCTCATGCAGTTCTGGCTGAGCTTTGCTTTGGTTCAACCATCACAGCTACATGCTAAATGCTACATGCTAAATGCTAAGCTACCTACACATGGGGTGCTTCTCAttacagaacagaacagaacagaaccaTTCTAGCGTCCTCTCTCCTCGACTGACCTGAGATCCTCCTTCTCCATGATGGAGGATCTTAGAATTCCTGAAAGGCTCCTGAAGGAGacgaggatggaggagagaggaggctcctAGAGGATCTCAGACCAAGGAAACACCAGTGTATCCTCCTCCATTATTTTTCCCAAAGGTGCGGTGTGATTGGTTTGGGGGCGTGGCATCTGCTAACAAGCCACGCCTCTGATGGTCTATGACGGTTAATGTCCTCTAACAGCACTGATCTGTTCAGAGTTAATCCCTTTATCTAAGATAGATctgataataaaaatgagaaGGACCCAGACTCTCAGGGAAACCTGGATTCTCTCTAGTTCCTGTAAACTGGTTTACTACTGGAGAGAAAAgaccccaacatccccagcttcaccaacattctctAATCCTTCACTGtctataaaatattccatccttacctttcagacacagcccAGTCTAGTGCCCCAGTTatcattccagtctaaccagtacctCCCAGGTTTATTAACTCAATGGTCTGGAACAGGACTGACCTGAGGGACACAAGACCCCAAAACAGGGCGTGGAGGACGAGGACTCGAGGTCGACAGCAGGCCACGGGGATCCGACAGTCGCTCTCCATTGGCCGTGTCCTGCACCAGGACCACGCCACTTTAAGGACCAGAGACCACAACCTTGTCCGTCCTGGAACACACTTCCTGTTTGCCTTTGGATACCTGAAACAGCAGGGACTACGTTAGACTTAGGATCAAAATGTACTCTGGTTTCAGACATTTTCACCCGAGAAAGTTTGAATCAGTAAGAGGTGTTGATATGAACGCATCAGAACTTTGACTGATAAGGCAGACCTCCTGCTACGGTCCTACAGTCCTACAGTACAGCAGTCCTACAGTCCAGCAGTCCTACAGTCCTACAGTCCAGCAGTCCTACAGTCCTACAGTCCAGCAGTCCT comes from Cheilinus undulatus linkage group 16, ASM1832078v1, whole genome shotgun sequence and encodes:
- the jtb gene encoding protein JTB produces the protein MESDCRIPVACCRPRVLVLHALFWGLVSLRVFGAALLSDEKTTAPKAQIEPCWIHEDFVVTAECSQCNAFQTRSWSACGATGYVERVNCTRSNRDEYKSCRSVVMEEHLFWKFEAAMLALTALFAILVVVRQRSLDRLASEKVRRQIESI